In Oikeobacillus pervagus, the genomic stretch CACCATTTTAATATTTTGGAGGGGTAGCGAAGTGGCTAAACGCGGCGGACTGTAAATCCGCTCCCTATGGGTTCGGCAGTTCGAATCTGCCCCCCTCCACCATTTAGGGGCATAGTTTAACGGTAGAACAGAGGTCTCCAAAACCTCCAGTGTGGGTTCGATTCCTACTGCCCCTGTTTTATATTATGGCGGCTATGGCGAAGTGGTTAACGCATCGGATTGTGGCTCCGACACTCGTGGGTTCGATTCCCACTAGTCGCCCCATATTAATTATTGGGCTATAGCCAAGCGGTAAGGCAACGGACTTTGACTCCGTCATTCGTAGGTTCGAATCCTGCTAGCCCAGTATGCGGAAGTAGTTCAGTGGTAGAACACCACCTTGCCAAGGTGGGGGTCGCGGGTTCGAATCCCGTCTTCCGCTCTTATATGGCGGCATAGCCAAGTGGTAAGGCAGAGGTCTGCAAAACCTTTATCACCGGTTCAAATCCGGTTGCCGCCTCTAATATGCCGGTGTGGCGGAATAGGCAGACGCGCACGACTCAAAATCGTGTTCCTTCGGGAGTGCCGGTTCGACCCCGGCCACCGGTATCTTATAATACTAGTAAGACTAAGGCTTCAACAGCAATGTTGGAGTCTTTTTTGCGTTCTTTTGAAAGGATAAAAATAATCTAAAATCGAATGCATAGGGGAGGTTGTTGTAGGAAGAAGAATTATTAGAAGAAGAGCTGAGTATAATTAAAAAGAGAAAACTGATGGTGATAAACATTTTAAAGTCTGTTATCTAAATGAAAATTCCTTTTTGCTGCCATCTTATTAATCTTTATAAAAGTAATTGAAAGTATATGATAAAATAGTCATATAGCCCTATTTTTGGTAATGTTGATATTATTCCTGGAGGAAACCATGGAGAAAAAAATAGTCATTATCATAACGACAATGGTTACTTTAATATTATTTATTGGTTTAGTATCCGTACTAATTTTTCAAAATTTCAGTTCTTTAGCAGAGGATTCGAATAGTTCTCGAGTTGGTGAAGGTGTTCATTCTGTAGAATCCAGCCAGGATCAGTCTGAAGAAGTCGGGGGAGTTATTCATTCAATCCAAATTAAAGGGGATTCTACTCAAGATGAAATCGTTTCAATAATGCATAAAATGACTCATCAAAAAGTGGTGGCAGATGAAAAATGGGGAGCTATTAAGATGGAACCAAAAACCATCAACGAAGTTTACTCGGTTATTGAATCTAGTAATTTTAACGATAAATCTGCTCTTTTAGCAATCGCAAAGAAATGGAAAGCGGGGGACTTTAGCGATGTAGATGCTGATCACAATTATTTCTGGGACCTTCAAGGTGGCAACGTTGGGAAAGCTACGGGATTAATGAGCGAAGAAGAGGAACAGAAATTTATTGAAAATAACTTTAAAAATCATGGTAAGGAGTAACATTTAAAAAATGGTTTATTATTTTCATCAAGATGTCGTAAATCAGGTTGATAAGAAAATCAAAAAAATAATTCAAAGTCAACTTGAACAGTGTATCTTCGGCCATTCTGTTATATCAAGGTTTTTTGCCGAGTTCCCCTGCGAACGTTGACTTTATTCCATGATTATATAGTTTTCTTGTAACGTTCTATCTATTTTTCATCGGTGTTGATCTATAAGTATGAGATTACCATCCGGATCTTCAAGTGTGAAATGTGCTGGTCCTTCAGTTAATTCATCTGCTTCAGTAAGTATTTCAATTCCTTTTTTTCTAAGCTGTTTTTGTAGTTCTCTTACGTCCGTAAAGGAATCGAGGTTTTCGGCTTCTTGACTCCATCCTGGATTGAAAGTTAGAATGTTCTTTTCAAACATTCCTTGGAACAGTCCAATTATGCAATTTTCATTCTTCATAATTAGCCAATTTTGAGTAATATCACCTCCAAAGACTTGAAATCCTAGGTTTTCGTAAAATGACTTTGAAACATTGATGTCTTTTACATTTATACTTACAGAAAATGCGCCTAGTTTCATATTTTCTCCTCCTTAAAAAAATTCGTATATTTCATATTGGCTAATAACTTTTTATTGAGTCAAGTATAAAGGAGTACTTTGAAATACACAACTCTTACCAAATGTTATCGGTGGACGAACTTAAGGACGGAATATTACCTAAGTAGTCCCCGACACTCAAGCTATTTTGTTAAAGCGGGAAGGGCCGTTGTAAAAATCTTTTTATCATAAAGAAAATCGAATTAAAGTGTAATATGAATCATGATCGAAACTTAGAGGAGGGCTAGCATGCTAAAAGAAAAATTAAAGAAACGGGCATTATCGATGGTCGACATACCTAATTATTTTCAACCCATCCTAGAGGAATATTTTGAGGGGGAAAATGGAGAAGGGGAGGCAATGTTTTCTTGGGGAAATGAAGAACAAAATGAAGGCATTACTATTAATCTAGATCTTGCCGGTAATTTGATAGGTTTAACGATTGACAAGAAGGATCATAATCCCAATGTGATCTCTTTAAATATAGAAGAAAGAAGAGAACGAGCTGAACAATTCTTCATTAGTCAGTATCCAGACGCATTAAAAGATTTAACCTTATATCAAACAAAAAAACTTTCGGATACATATCGTTTTTACTATAGCCAAATCGTAATGGATTTACCGCTTGGTCAAGGTGAGTGTTTTATTGATATTGACCGTACAGGAAATATTGTTAAGTTTAAATATAAAGATGTAAAACAGCTACCTGAAATAAAAACTCCGTTGATTTCAAAAGAAAAACTAATTAAACATGTACAGAATAAACTAGAGTTTCAGTTAAGAATTGCAAATTTATATACTAATCTTCATGATGTAACAGAAGATGCACTGCGCCTAGTGTATGTGCCAAGTCCTTCTTTTATGAAATATAAAGCAGACGTTTTGGAACCAACTTTAACGATTAGCCATGAAGAAGAGGAACTTCAAAATTTTGTCTCACTTCCTGCTCCGACAAGTACGATCGTACACAATGATTTATCCATTGAAGAGATTATTGGAATTACAAAGAGGATGGAAGTCATTCGTGAAGTTGATATGGGGGAAGATGAAATGGGCATTGTATGGCGTGATAAGGATTGGGAGATGAAGGGAAGAGATCTATCTATGAAGGGTCTTTTCAAGAGACATTCAAAAGATACAGTTACGGCCATAATTTCAAAGAAAACGGGTAAAATCAAAAGTTTTATTTGGTTTTTTGAGCGAAATGGCAATCTTGATCTTAGTCGAGAAGAGTGTTTTCCAAAGGCTATTAATATTTTACAAAAGATCTTTCCGAATTATTTTCAGTATTTACAATTGTTTGTCACAGAAAACGAGGAAGAAGAACATGATAAGGAATCCTTTGAATTCCGTATGCATAATGGGCATGGAATCCCAATTCATTTAGAATTTGTTCGGGTTGCTGTCAATCGAAAAACCGGACAAATTGATTATTATAGTGGACCGATTGTCGAGATGAAACAACTGAGTCAGATATCTGCTGAACCAGCAATTTCTAAAAAAGAAGCATGTGATATATTTATCAATCATTTGGATTTTAAATTAGAGTGGAACAAAAATTATGATAGTGAACCAGAATCCCATACTCTTGTTTATCAGGCGTATAATAAACATTCTGGAACCCCTATTCGGTATATTGATGCCATGACAGGGGAAGTTATTTCTGAAAAAGAATATTAACATAAGAGAATCAATTAAATTAACTCCAACTGGAAAATGGAGACGAATCGCTGAGTCTTTGGATTTGAAGGATTATTCATTGGGCAATTGGAGGAATATGGAGTCGATATTAGCTATTGGATCAGCAGTACTATTCGTCATTCTTATGTTAGGAGCTATTTATGCTCATATTTTCCGAGCTCATCAATCTATTTTACAATGGCTATCCTTGCATGAATTAGCCACATCGGTTGTATATTTATAAACAAAATGTTGTTATTATGTAAAAATACACTTGGAATGGAGATTGAAAAGGATGGAGATCATTGCTGAGTCTTCGGATTTGAATGAATATTTGAAGGAATTAGATGTGGTTAATTTTTCTCATCCTTTGATTAAGGAAATGGCGGCTGAATTGTTTGGTGATGAACAGTCGGAAATAGAGAAGGTCAAGGTCGCTTTTGAATTTGTAAGGGATCAAATTGCCCATTCTTGGGATATTCAGAGTACGAAGGTTACTTGTAGGGCATCAGATGTTTTAAAATATAAAGAAGGCATCTGCTACGCAAAATCGAATTTATTGGCTGCATTTCTTCGATCACAAGGGATCCCAACAGGATTTTGTTATCAACGTCTCATGATCTTTGATACACCAGATAAAGGGTTTTCCCTTCATGCGTTTAACGCGGTTTTCCTTCGTTCTTTAAACCGATGGATTCGCATAGATGCTCGCGGTAACAAGCCTGGAGTACATGCTGAATTTTCACTTAATGAAGAAATCTTAGCATTTTCAGTTCAAGAAAATTTGGGTGAAAGAGATGATCCTATCATTTATTTCGAGCCCAACTCTAAAACGATTTCTTGTTTAGAACAAAATTCAAATTTATTAGAATTGTATACATGTCATTTACCCGATTATTTATCCCACCATAACGGCAGTAAAACCCCCACCTTAAAATGATTTGGAAACAAAGTTTCCAAAGAAATTTGTACTTTTCGTATCCTTTAATCGTCTCATCCTTTTATTTACAAATTTTAAAAAAGAATCGATATCATTTTTTACTGGTATACAAAACCGCATCATCCAAAAGATGCGGTTTTGTAGTGGTCATCATTCATTATGATTTCAACACTCGAAAAGCAGATCTGATTTTTCGAGCAAAATCAAGAGGGGGTTCTATTGATTCGAAATGCATATACATTGCTCGTGGTTCGTCGAATAGCCAATGGTTATGGATGGCGGTTACGATTATATCTCGTTTTCTAAGCTCTGTTAATAATGGATTAATTTCCTTCTCAAGAAGGACGGTTTCACCTAGATTTAAGGCATTTCCCTTTCGATCTAGGTTTTCAAATGTAAAAAATTGAGGTAAGACTAGTGGAGATCTTGTTTCACGTCCAAGAATGGTAAAGTCAAGATCACGAAATCTTTGTACAAGGCACACCCCATTTTCATCTAAGCTTCCAATTCCATCGAGAATTCGAGCAAATTCCCGACAGAGAAATTTTCGATCATTCCAGCTACCCATCATATTTCCTCCTTAAATGTTCATTTGGACAAAGCTGCCCTTATGACTAAAATATGCTGAAGTGAAAAAAATGAATGTGATAAAGATGGAGGATTTACGTTCAAATGAGGTAAAAATAAGGATACGAATGATGAAAATAGGGGTCTACCCATTCAAGAAATATTTCAGAGATATTAATAAAATAGATATTTTTCAAAAAATATATTGTAAAAGTACTAGATTCAGTATATTATTTTAGTAATAACTAATAAAAATAAGGGTGGTTGTATATTTATGAAAAAGATAGGGGTTAAGATTTCGGTCTTTATGATGCTTAGTTGTCTGTTAGTGTTGGCCGCATGTGGAAATAAAGAAGAAAAGAGCAGTACGGACGGGAATGAAAAGGGGAAAACGTTAATTGCTGGTACGAACGCCGCATTTGCTCCATTTGAATATATGGACAAAGGAAAAGTAACAGGATTTGATGTTGATTTAGTTGAGGCAGTGGCAAAAGAAGCTGGATATAAAGTAGAAGTAAAACACGAGGGCTGGGACGCAATGCTAGCAAATCTTCAAAGTAAACAATCTGATCTTGCTATTGCAGGTATTACAATGAATGATGAGCGTAAGAAAACGTATGATTTTACAAAACCTTATTTTGAAGCAACGAACATGATTGTCGTGAAAAAGGAAAGCGACATAAAAAATGCTTTAGATTTAAAAGATAAAAAAATTGGAGTACAGAATGGAACAACTGGACAAGAAGCTGCTGAAAAGATATTAGGAAATAACAATGGCAATATTGCCAAGTATAAAAATATTACGATTGCATTTATGGCCTTAAAGAATAATGAAGTAGATGCGGTTGTCATCGATAATGTGGTTGGAAATGAATATGTGAAAAATAATCCGAAAGAAAATTTAAAAGTAGTTATGGATAAGGAAAATTTTGATTCAGAGTTTTATGGAATGGCTTTTCCTAAAGGAAGTAAATTGACAAAGGAATTTGATCAGGCATTCCAAAAGATGATAGATAACGGAACATATGCTGAAATTTATAAAAAATGGTTTAAGGAAGAACCAGATATGGAATCTTTGAAAAAAGCTGAAAAATAAAGTGAGACTTTCATGAGGAGGGAAGCGAAAGCCTCCCTGCCATGAATCATGTAAAGGAGTAAAATGATGGACTTTCAGTTCAATATTATTCAAGAATATTTACCCTTCTTTTTTAAGGGAGCTCTACTAACGATTGGCTTATCGCTAATCGGAGTGATCATGGGGCTTATATTAGGCCTATTGATTGGACTCGGAAAAATGTCAAAAAACAAATGGGTACGTTTTCCTTTTACTGTATACATAAACTGCATAAGAGGGACCCCTTTACTTGTTCAAATATTAATTATTCATTTCGGAATCATGCCATTATTTATGTCCCCAGTTAATCCAATTGCTTCTGCTATTGTAGCTCTTTCATTAAACTCATCTGCCTATGTTT encodes the following:
- a CDS encoding DUF6241 domain-containing protein: MEKKIVIIITTMVTLILFIGLVSVLIFQNFSSLAEDSNSSRVGEGVHSVESSQDQSEEVGGVIHSIQIKGDSTQDEIVSIMHKMTHQKVVADEKWGAIKMEPKTINEVYSVIESSNFNDKSALLAIAKKWKAGDFSDVDADHNYFWDLQGGNVGKATGLMSEEEEQKFIENNFKNHGKE
- a CDS encoding VOC family protein; this encodes MKLGAFSVSINVKDINVSKSFYENLGFQVFGGDITQNWLIMKNENCIIGLFQGMFEKNILTFNPGWSQEAENLDSFTDVRELQKQLRKKGIEILTEADELTEGPAHFTLEDPDGNLILIDQHR
- a CDS encoding YcdB/YcdC domain-containing protein, with amino-acid sequence MLKEKLKKRALSMVDIPNYFQPILEEYFEGENGEGEAMFSWGNEEQNEGITINLDLAGNLIGLTIDKKDHNPNVISLNIEERRERAEQFFISQYPDALKDLTLYQTKKLSDTYRFYYSQIVMDLPLGQGECFIDIDRTGNIVKFKYKDVKQLPEIKTPLISKEKLIKHVQNKLEFQLRIANLYTNLHDVTEDALRLVYVPSPSFMKYKADVLEPTLTISHEEEELQNFVSLPAPTSTIVHNDLSIEEIIGITKRMEVIREVDMGEDEMGIVWRDKDWEMKGRDLSMKGLFKRHSKDTVTAIISKKTGKIKSFIWFFERNGNLDLSREECFPKAINILQKIFPNYFQYLQLFVTENEEEEHDKESFEFRMHNGHGIPIHLEFVRVAVNRKTGQIDYYSGPIVEMKQLSQISAEPAISKKEACDIFINHLDFKLEWNKNYDSEPESHTLVYQAYNKHSGTPIRYIDAMTGEVISEKEY
- a CDS encoding transglutaminase-like domain-containing protein, which translates into the protein MEIIAESSDLNEYLKELDVVNFSHPLIKEMAAELFGDEQSEIEKVKVAFEFVRDQIAHSWDIQSTKVTCRASDVLKYKEGICYAKSNLLAAFLRSQGIPTGFCYQRLMIFDTPDKGFSLHAFNAVFLRSLNRWIRIDARGNKPGVHAEFSLNEEILAFSVQENLGERDDPIIYFEPNSKTISCLEQNSNLLELYTCHLPDYLSHHNGSKTPTLK
- a CDS encoding DUF1259 domain-containing protein, whose product is MGSWNDRKFLCREFARILDGIGSLDENGVCLVQRFRDLDFTILGRETRSPLVLPQFFTFENLDRKGNALNLGETVLLEKEINPLLTELRKRDIIVTAIHNHWLFDEPRAMYMHFESIEPPLDFARKIRSAFRVLKS
- a CDS encoding basic amino acid ABC transporter substrate-binding protein — encoded protein: MKKIGVKISVFMMLSCLLVLAACGNKEEKSSTDGNEKGKTLIAGTNAAFAPFEYMDKGKVTGFDVDLVEAVAKEAGYKVEVKHEGWDAMLANLQSKQSDLAIAGITMNDERKKTYDFTKPYFEATNMIVVKKESDIKNALDLKDKKIGVQNGTTGQEAAEKILGNNNGNIAKYKNITIAFMALKNNEVDAVVIDNVVGNEYVKNNPKENLKVVMDKENFDSEFYGMAFPKGSKLTKEFDQAFQKMIDNGTYAEIYKKWFKEEPDMESLKKAEK